One window of the Eucalyptus grandis isolate ANBG69807.140 chromosome 6, ASM1654582v1, whole genome shotgun sequence genome contains the following:
- the LOC104416520 gene encoding pathogenesis-related thaumatin-like protein 3.5, with product MAVLASKSQLLLLCLLSIGNVLASATVITLQNQCGYTVWPGTLSGNGPTLGGGGFSLPPGGSVQLQAPAGWSGRFWGRTGCSFDGSGAGTCVTGDCPGGLKCTGGGAPPATLVEFTVAAPNAGGMDFYDVSLVDGYNVGMAVRATGGTGNCQYAGCLLDVNANCPAELRVVDGSGRVVACKSACEQFKTPEYCCTGDHGTPQTCGPSSYSKIFKSACPTAYSYAYDDATSTCTCTGADYLITFCSAQS from the exons ATGGCGGTCCTTGCCTCCAAGTCTCAGCTGCTCCTCCTTTGCCTCCTTTCAATAG GCAATGTTCTCGCATCGGCGACGGTCATCACTCTCCAGAACCAATGCGGCTACACCGTGTGGCCCGGCACTCTCTCCGGCAACGGCCCCaccctcggcggcggcggcttctCCCTGCCCCCGGGCGGCTCCGTCCAGCTCCAGGCCCCCGCGGGCTGGTCCGGCCGCTTCTGGGGCCGCACTGGCTGCAGCTTCGACGGGTCCGGCGCCGGGACCTGCGTCACCGGGGACTGCCCCGGCGGGCTCAAATGCACCGGCGGGGGAGCCCCGCCGGCGACCCTGGTGGAGTTCACCGTCGCCGCACCGAACGCCGGGGGCATGGACTTCTACGACGTGAGCCTGGTGGACGGGTACAACGTGGGGATGGCGGTGCGGGCGACCGGCGGTACCGGCAACTGCCAGTACGCGGGCTGCCTGTTGGACGTCAACGCCAACTGCCCGGCCGAGCTGCGGGTCGTCGACGGGTCGGGTAGGGTGGTGGCGTGCAAGAGCGCGTGCGAGCAGTTCAAGACGCCGGAGTACTGCTGCACCGGCGACCATGGGACGCCGCAGACGTGCGGGCCGTCGTCGTACTCGAAGATTTTCAAGAGCGCGTGCCCGACGGCATACAGCTACGCGTACGACGACGCCACGAGCACGTGCACGTGCACCGGGGCGGACTACTTGATCACCTTTTGCTCGGCCCAGTCCTAA